The Parambassis ranga chromosome 14, fParRan2.1, whole genome shotgun sequence genome includes a window with the following:
- the epd gene encoding ependymin, which yields MLAVTLLVFMCLTASTRAEHHQPCHSPNMTGFMTVMSLKGDVRTFGAFTYDSLGKKLRFKSNDSLPVNASLAVDLLMFFEEGIFYEIDSKNQSCEKKALQCTMHPLDIPDDAAFLSTLYSGSRAIEGEGLKVNIWTGSTPDKKGHYSMAVTMGCLPVTAFMFYEPTALIFTTMNVETEIQDPELLMVPSICQGLQVEETPEGTVHSFFNEFV from the exons ATGCTGGCTGTTACACTTCTCGTCTTCATGTGCTTGACTGCCTCCACCCGCGCAGAACACCACCAGCCATGTC ATTCACCCAATATGACAGGATTCATGACTGTG ATGTCTCTGAAGGGTGACGTGAGAACATTTGGTGCATTCACTTACGATTCGCTGGGCAAGAAACTGCGTTTCAAATCAAACGACAGCCTGCCCGTTAATGCCTCACTGGCTGTGgatctgctgatgtttttcGAAGAG GGGATATTCTATGAGATTGACAGCAAAAACCAAAGCTGTGAGAAAAAGGCACTACAATGCACAATGCACCCTCTAGATATTCCTGATGATGCCGCATTTTTGTCTACATTATACTCTGGGAGTCGAGCCATTGAGGGAGAGGGATTAAAAGTCAACATATGGACAGGATCAACGCCAGACAAGAAAG gCCACTACTCCATGGCTGTAACCATGGGATGTTTGCCTGTGACCGCCTTCATGTTCTATGAGCCCACAGCCCTCATTTTCAC CACCATGAACGTGGAAACCGAGATCCAAGATCCTGAGCTCCTCATGGTGCCTTCCATTTGTCAGGgactgcaggtggaggagacaCCTGAAGGGACTGTACATAGTTTCTTCAATGAGTTTGTGTAA